One stretch of Cohnella algarum DNA includes these proteins:
- a CDS encoding AI-2E family transporter: protein METQRVWSEKLRSFLFNSKFVGFLFVLLLVGLNILVLSKISYVFHPIEVLFKTVALPLLLTTVVYYLLNPIIDYLEKRNVKRIYSILALYLLIAGIITLAVTAVIPLVRQQIASLASNFPHYFEQFRLQIEEWLGSDFFEGIQETLNFDPAQLTANISERASSILNNTWSSVGGIVGTITEVVLSIVTVPFILFYLLKDRKKLTPFALGFVPTKLRDRFLTVMLEMNHQISSYIRGQIIVSFCIGCLLYIGYLIIGLDYSLTLAIVAACTSIVPYLGPAIAITPALIVALVTSPIMLVKMIVVWTVVQLVEGKFISPQIMGKTLNIHPITIIFVILTAGNLFGVLGVILAVPGYAVLKIVATHLFRWFKARSGLYESETANR from the coding sequence ATGGAAACGCAACGCGTCTGGTCGGAGAAGCTCCGATCGTTTTTGTTCAACAGCAAATTTGTCGGATTTCTGTTTGTTTTGCTGCTCGTCGGGTTGAACATTCTCGTTTTGAGCAAAATTTCCTATGTGTTCCACCCGATCGAAGTGCTGTTCAAAACCGTGGCTCTGCCGCTGCTGCTGACGACCGTCGTTTATTACCTGCTCAATCCGATCATCGACTATTTGGAAAAACGGAACGTCAAACGAATTTATAGCATCTTGGCGTTATACCTGCTGATCGCCGGCATCATTACGCTCGCCGTCACGGCCGTCATCCCGCTTGTCCGCCAGCAAATCGCCAGTCTGGCGTCCAACTTCCCCCATTATTTCGAGCAATTCCGATTGCAGATCGAAGAGTGGCTGGGAAGCGACTTTTTCGAAGGCATCCAGGAAACGCTCAACTTCGATCCGGCCCAACTGACCGCCAACATTTCCGAGCGGGCCAGCTCCATTTTGAACAATACGTGGTCGAGCGTCGGCGGCATCGTCGGGACGATCACGGAAGTCGTTTTGTCGATCGTCACCGTGCCGTTCATTCTGTTTTATTTGCTGAAGGACCGCAAAAAATTGACCCCGTTCGCGCTCGGCTTTGTCCCGACGAAGCTGCGGGACCGGTTTTTGACCGTCATGCTCGAAATGAACCATCAAATCAGCTCGTACATCCGCGGACAGATCATCGTCAGCTTTTGCATCGGCTGTCTGCTGTACATCGGTTATCTGATTATCGGGCTCGATTATTCGCTTACGCTGGCCATCGTGGCGGCCTGCACGAGCATCGTGCCATACCTCGGGCCCGCGATCGCCATTACGCCGGCGCTCATCGTCGCGCTCGTCACCTCTCCGATCATGCTCGTCAAGATGATCGTCGTCTGGACGGTCGTGCAGCTCGTCGAGGGCAAGTTCATTTCGCCGCAAATTATGGGCAAGACGCTTAACATCCATCCGATCACGATCATTTTCGTCATTTTGACGGCGGGCAATTTGTTTGGCGTTCTCGGCGTCATTTTGGCGGTTCCCGGATACGCCGTGCTCAAAATCGTCGCCACCCATCTGTTTCGCTGGTTCAAAGCGCGCTCGGGGCTTTACGAGTCGGAAACCGCGAACCGCTAG